A section of the Fusarium falciforme chromosome 8, complete sequence genome encodes:
- a CDS encoding Protein kinase domain-containing protein encodes MDTQWQAYPAAGSPSSSRRHNGNSQVPRDYTSQPPPPGGYKYDQYHGGAPVHPGAAPPVSAPAGNPAASPIAPPQMRDGNGDVAMHDAHDAHAGIKYPMRPHHQSHMSGGRPVNLQSPQEPSSATQRYSPMETLSPTSPYAPKSGSNSQFTSPTSQRQSPTRQDYSQPPYFPGGRPHQPGQQLPPINPYASGNPPEGYPSSVVANIDGAFNLDPKSPRRPVPVSRGPVPEFKKLRAPSDLHPKVNSQPPFRRANPEGGFISPLQALTVHLPATYRICNPSFKYESSRNPRRVLTKPSKGVKNDGYDNEDSDYILYVNDILGSEEAGHKNRYLILDVLGQGTFGQVVKCQNLKTQEVVAVKVIKNRTAYFNQSMMEVSVLDLLNTKLDKNDDHHLLRLKDTFIHRQHLCLVFELLSVNLYELIKQNQFRGLSTTLVRVFAQQLLNGLALLNKARLIHCDLKPENILLKNLESPIIKIIDFGSACDERQTVYTYIQSRFYRSPEVLLGLPYSSAIDMWSLGCIVVELFLGLPLFPGSSEYNQVSRIVEMLGNPPNWMIEMGKQAGDFFEKRQDEFGRRTYHLKSMEQYARERGTKEQPSKKYFQANTLPEIIKSYPMPRKNMKQSEIDREMNNRIAFIDFVRGLLTINPLERWSPQQAKLHPFITQQKFTGPFVPPMNLKSSSLNRSPAPGTQQQQQAEALSKQRAQAAQAQAASAAQGAYASMNSGQYSQSGHVQSQMYGNNSMYSPGGSHGNMPSAYGQQSGQYGPMVMSQQPQQMVQGQYAQMPQPNMYQQGGMRQQRPRASTMEQQQSGIPAAIQRVASHLDPSQPIRLQPSPAYYPPTGESLATAAENATRTGAGRRGSRVQQGGRGNRDFIRNLEERTLEEGFMGNQNTWH; translated from the exons ATGGATACCCAGTGGCAGGCATATCCCGCCGCAGGCTCgcccagctcctcgagaagaCACAACGGCAACTCCCAGGTGCCCCGAGACTACACCtcccagcctcctcctcctggcggATACAAGTACGACCAGTACCACGGCGGCGCTCCCGTTCATCCAGGCGCTGCTCCGCCCGTTTCTGCTCCCGCTGGTAACCCGGCCGCCTCCCCCATTGCACCCCCTCAGATGCGCGACGGCAACGGCGACGTTGCCATGCACGATGCTCACGACGCCCACGCGGGCATCAAGTACCCCATGAGGCCCCATCACCAGTCTCACATGTCGGGCGGCCGCCCCGTCAACCTTCAATCTCCCCAGGAGCCCTCGTCTGCTACCCAGCGATACTCTCCCATGGAGACCTTGTCCCCCACCTCGCCGTATGCGCCCAAGTCGGGTTCCAACAGCCAGTTCACCAGCCCGACCTCGCAGCGACAATCACCTACACGCCAGGACTACTCTCAGCCTCCTTACTTTCCCGGTGGTCGCCCGCACCAGCCAGGCCAGCAGCTGCCTCCCATCAACCCTTACGCGTCTGGAAACCCCCCAGAGGGCTACCCTTCGTCTGTTGTTGCCAACATCGATGGCGCCTTCAACCTCGATCCCAAGTCTCCTCGCAGGCCTGTGCCCGTCAGCAGAGGCCCTGTGCCAGAGTTTAAGAAGCTGAGGGCTCCGTCTGACCTTCACCCCAAGGTCAATTCGCAGCCTCCGTTCCGTCGCGCCAATCCCGAAGGCGGCTTCATCAGC CCCCTTCAAGCTCTGACCGTTCATCTGCCTGCTACATACCGCATTTGCAACCCAAGCTTCAAATACGAATCGTCGCGCAATCCCCGTAGAGTCTTGACCAAGCCTAGTAAAGGTGTCAAGAACGATGGCTACGACAACGAGGACAGCGATTACATTCTCTACGTCAACGACATCCTTGGTTCCGAGGAGGCGGGTCACAA GAACCGTTATCTCATCCTGGACGTGCTGGGTCAAGGTACCTTTGGCCAGGTTGTTAAATGCCAGAACCTAAAGACCCAAGAGGTGGTGGCtgtcaaggtcatcaagaaCCGCACAGCCTACTTCAACCAGAGTATGATGGAGGTTTCAGTACTCGATTTG CTCAACACGAAGCTCGACAAGAACGACGACCATCATCTTCTGCGCTTGAAGGACACATTCATCCACCGTCAACATCTTTGTTTGGTGTTTGAGCTCCTCAGCGTCAACTTGTACGAGCTTATCAAGCAGAACCAGTTCCGAGGACTCAGCACCACTCTGGTCCGCGTCTTTGCTCAGCAGCTTCTCAATGGTCTTGCACTCCTCAACAAGGCCCGCCTGATTCACTGCGATTTGAAGCCCGAAAACATTTTGCTCAAGAATCTCGAGAGCCCTATCATCAAGATTATCGATTTCGGTTCGGCTTGTGACGAGCGACAAACCGTGTACACTTATATCCAGTCCCGATTCTACCGTTCCCCCGAAGTCCTGCTCGGCCTTCCTTATTCCTCCGCTATCGACATGTGGTCCCTGGGCTGTATCGTGGTGGAACTCTTCCTAGGACTGCCACTGTTCCCAGGTTCGTCCGAGTACAACCAAGTGTCGCGAATCGTCGAGATGCTCGGTAACCCGCCTAACTGGATGATCGAGATGGGCAAGCAAGCTGGTGATTTCTTCGAGAAGAGGCAAGACGAGTTTGGTCGACGGACATATCACCTTAAGAGTATGGAGCAGTACGCCCGCGAGCGCGGTACCAAGGAGCAGCCGAGCAAGAAGTACTTCCAGGCCAACACCCTCCCTGAGATCATCAAGTCGTACCCTATGCCTCGGAAAAATATGAAGCAGAGCGAGATTGATCGAG AAATGAACAATCGCATCGCTTTCATCGACTTCGTTCGCGGTCTTCTCACTATCAACCCTCTGGAGCGATGGTCACCACAGCAAGCGAAGCTTCATCCTTTTATCACGCAACAAAAGTTTACTGGTCCTTTTGTTCCGCCCATGAACCTCAAGTCGAGCTCGCTGAACCGATCGCCAGCGCCCGGaacccagcagcagcaacaagccGAAGCACTCAGCAAGCAGCGTGCGCAAGCGGCGCAGGCACAAGCCGCTTCAGCAGCCCAAGGAGCTTACGCTTCGATGAACTCGGGACAGTACTCTCAGTCTGGTCATGTGCAATCGCAGATGTATGGAAACAATTCCATGTATTCTCCTGGAGGCAGTCATGGAAACATGCCCTCAGCATATGGTCAACAGTCGGGCCAGTATGGACCGATGGTCATGtcccagcagcctcaacagATGGTTCAGGGTCAGTATGCGCAAATGCCCCAGCCCAACATGTATCAGCAAGGAGGCATGAGGCAGCAACGGCCACGTGCTTCGACcatggagcagcagcagagcgGTATTCCTGCTGCCATCCAACGAGTGGCCAGCCACCTCGATCCCAGTCAACCAATTCGGTTGCAGCCAAGCCCGGCGTACTACCCACCAACTGGTGAGAGCCTGGCAACAGCGGCGGAAAATGCCACTCGAACAGGGGCCGGACGAAGGGGGAGCCGGGTGCAGCAAGGCGGTCGTGGAAACAGGGACTTCATCCGGAACCTGGAGGAGCGTACTCTCGAAGAAGGTTTTATGGGCAACCAGAACACCTGGCATTGA
- a CDS encoding APH domain-containing protein, giving the protein MANTENEIQDKVKQVLQGTPFAVSSLTKLSGGTANFMYHATLENTSSEYPDGVVIKQGEGYVATNPAFPLTTSRCAIEQESLVHLAALPPATTPSCTISTPTVYHFNKETNTQVQEYLTNAVSLKDYALKHYAAPTPGSFKPQCEQLGHGLGAWLRAFHSWSQEPGQAALREVFAGNKEMQVLKNMINYQQLLQKVDQHATILGDSRDIIQGISDLAAKELEDEAALNVIHGDFWTGNVLLPDVSIQEGAQTPIRIVDWELAELGVRPLDLGQMMAELWQLKLYKDMDAGEWLIRAFADGYGAVDDEFAYRTIIHVGVHLICFGSQTPGWGTPEQNIELVKVGKEILVKAWNKEREYFNDHVLGSLFGSQN; this is encoded by the exons ATGGCCAACACCGAGAACGAGATTCAAGACAAGGTGAAACAGGTCCTTCAGGGAACACCGTTCGCCGTCTCGTCGCTCACGAAACTCTCGGGTGGTACTGCCAACTTTATGTACCATGCGACCCTCGAGAACACCTCCTCAGAGTACCCCGACGGTGTGGTCATTAAACAGGGTGAAGGCTATGTTGCTACTAACCCTGCTTTTCCTCTGACGACATCACGATGT GCCATCGAGCAAGAGTCTCTCGTCCACCTTGCTGCCCTCCCTCCGGCAACAACACCGTCCTGCACCATATCCACACCCACCGTGTATCACTTCAACAAGGAAACCAACACCCAGGTCCAAGAGTATCTCACCAACGCTGTCAGCCTCAAGGACTATGCTCTCAAGCACTACGCCGCCCCAACTCCTGGGTCGTTCAAGCCTCAGTGCGAGCAGCTCGGCCACGGCCTCGGCGCTTGGCTCCGCGCATTCCACTCCTGGAGTCAGGAGCCTGGGCAAGCTGCGCTTCGAGAAGTCTTTGCGGGGAACAAGGAGATGCAGGTTCTTAAGAACATGATTAACTACCAGCAGCTACTGCAGAAGGTGGACCAGCACGCGACCATTCTTGGTGATTCAAGGGACATTATTCAGGGCATCAGCGATTTGGCTGCTAAGGAactcgaggatgaggctgctCTGAACGTCATTCACGGTGACTTCTGGACCGGAAA TGTCTTGCTGCCTGATGTCTCCATTCAAGAGGGCGCTCAGACTCCCATCAGAATTGTCGACTGGGAGCTAGCAGAACTAGGCGTCCGACCCCTCGACCTGGGTCAGATGATGGCCGAACTATGGCAGCTGAAGCTATACAAGGATATGGACGCTGGCGAGTGGTTGATCAGGGCATTTGCTGACGGCTACGGCGCGGTCGATGATGAGTTCGCCTACCGCACAATCATCCACGTCGGCGTTCACCTGATTTGCTTTGGCTCACAGACGCCGGGATGGGGCACCCCTGAGCAGAACATCGAGCTGGTCAAGGTGGGCAAGGAGATTCTGGTCAAGGCATGGAACAAGGAACGAGAGTACTTCAACGACCATGTGCTTGGCAGTTTGTTTGGATCTCAAAACTAG
- a CDS encoding Cytoplasmic tRNA 2-thiolation protein 2, whose product MPSSDTSRPCKRCKAENAPFSLRKDPACRDCFVQYVVNKMIKRLGAMHKDIRVSRLPVHRRYLAGLSFGPSSSVLAQILDETAHRHSINKASSPFEPIIVHVDTDLSPQGGESPARKLLDEYRQRFPHATFECVPLTDVLSVKSIDWSTLPLDAGTLDEDPATRLRKLFDALPTVTSRADILRQLVRHLLLHTAIERSCSALLLGHSTTALAALTLSEVANGRGFAVPLQVADGMTAVCKYETTPDGAVQETSRLDFPVYYPLREIFRNEMLQYIDLVPSLKEVVPLNEADTTANVVSHKDMSIEEVMARYFQSVEGGYSGIVANVVRTTGKLDRSQGNNFCGSCGMSLDAEGDSRWAGEIGDDSGHGSGSGGVSRLCYGCKRSIHG is encoded by the exons ATGCCCAGCTCCGACACCAGCCGGCCTTGCAAGCGGTGCAAGGCCGAGAATGCTCCGTTTAGTCTGCGAAAGGATCCTGCCTGCCG CGATTGCTTTGTTCAGTATGTCGTCAACAAGATGATCAAGCGTCTCGGCGCCATGCATAAAGACATCCGTGTCTCAAGGTTACCGGTTCATCGCCGATACTTGGCCGGTCTTTCATTTGGTCCCTCATCAAGTGTTCTTGCCCAGATCCTTGATGAAACGGCCCATCGCCACTCAATAAATaaggcatcatcaccatttGAACCCATTATTGTTCACGTCGACACGGATCTGTCACCACAGGGAGGAGAGTCCCCTGCTAGgaagctccttgatgagTATCGGCAGCGCTTCCCGCACGCCACCTTCGAGTGTGTACCTCTCACAGATGTCCTTTCTGTCAAGAGCATAGATTGGTCAACCTTACCCCTGGACGCTGGCACGCTAGATGAAGACCCAGCCACCCGTCTCCGGAAGCTCTTCGATGCTCTTCCCACCGTCACATCGCGCGCCGACATCCTCCGTCAGCTTGTCCGtcatctcctccttcacACAGCCATAGAGCGCTCTTGCTCAGCACTCCTGCTCGGCCACAGCACTACAGCCCTCGCCGCCTTGACACTTTCGGAGGTTGCCAATGGACGAGGCTTTGCAGTTCCACTGCAGGTCGCCGATGGCATGACCGCGGTGTGCAAGTATGAAACGACGCCGGATGGCGCTGTACAGGAGACCAGCCGGCTTGACTTTCCCGTGTACTATCCCCTGCGCGAGATCTTTCGCAACGAGATGTTACAGTACATCGATCTTGTGCCCTCACTCAAGGAAGTTGTGCCGTTAAACGAGGCGGACACCACAGCCAATGTAGTCTCGCACAAGGATATGAGCATCGAGGAGGTGATGGCGCGATACTTTCAAAGTGTCGAGGGAGGATACTCGGGTATCGTCGCCAACGTGGTCCGTACGACAGGGAAGCTGGACCGCTCGCAGGGGAACAATTTCTGTGGAAGTTGCGGCATGTCACTCGATGCTGAAGGGGACTCGCGATGGGCGGGCGAGATAGGGGATGATTCCGGCCACGGGTCCGGTTCTGGAGGCGTGAGCCGGCTGTGCTATGGGTGTAAGCGATCTATTCACGGATAG